The Euphorbia lathyris chromosome 8, ddEupLath1.1, whole genome shotgun sequence genome has a window encoding:
- the LOC136202721 gene encoding probable protein phosphatase 2C 72: MGICISSASSEIHQAEDALENIIYFKQENISSNGTQKLASLYSKQGSKGLNQDTALLHLGYGGEDGALCGVFDGHGKNGHIISKIVRNRLPSLLLSQKQALAIENGKDDFGVQMWKEACVSAFKVMDKEVKLRENLDCSCSGTTAVVVVRQGEDLVIANLGDSRAILGTINENGIMPVQLTTDLKPSQPSEAERIRKCNGRVHALKEEPHIQRVWLPNEDYPGLAMSRAFGDFLLKNHGVIALPDISRHRITSNDQFIVLATDGVWDVLSNSQVASIVWGAYDEQTAAKALVEAATATWHKKFPSSKVDDCTAICLFLHKRQQQYENCTL, translated from the exons ATGGGAATCTGCATATCCTCTGCATCTTCAGAGATACACCAAGCGGAGGATGCCCTTGAAAATATTATCTACTTCAAACAAGAAAATATTTCCTCTAATGGAACTCAAAAGCTTGCTTCTCTCTATTCTAAACAAGGAAGCAAAGGCTTGAACCAGGATACTGCTCTTCTTCATCTG ggCTATGGAGGGGAAGATGGAGCTCTATGTGGAGTTTTTGACGGACATGGAAAGAATGGTCATATAATAAGCAAGATAGTAAGGAACAGGTTACCCTCACTGTTACTAAGCCAGAAACAAGCATTAGCTATTGAAAATGGAAAGGATGATTTTGGAGTTCAGATGTGGAAAGAGGCTTGTGTAAGTGCTTTTAAAGTTATGGATAAAGAAGTTAAACTTCGAGAGAATTTAGACTGCTCTTGCAGTGGAACTACAGCAGTAGTTGTTGTAAGACAG GGTGAAGATCTTGTTATAGCTAACCTTGGAGATTCAAGGGCAATTTTAGGTACAATTAATGAAAATGGAATCATGCCTGTGCAATTAACCACAGATTTGAAGCCTAGTCAACCAA GTGAAGCGGAGAGAATAAGGAAGTGTAATGGTAGAGTGCATGCACTAAAGGAAGAACCACATATCCAAAGAGTATGGTTACCTAATGAAGATTATCCAGGTCTAGCCATGTCTCGGGCTTTCGGTGACTTCCTGCTCAAAAACCACGGAGTCATTGCCTTACCAGATATCTCTCGTCACCGGATAACATCCAATGATCAGTTCATCGTGCTGGCAACAGATGGG GTCTGGGATGTGCTTAGTAATAGCCAAGTTGCATCGATTGTGTGGGGAGCATATGATGAGCAAACAGCTGCAAAGGCACTAGTTGAGGCTGCTACGGCCACATGGCACAAGAAGTTTCCATCTTCCAAGGTAGATGATTGTACTGCAATATGCCTCTTCCTGCACAAGAGGCAGCAACAATATGAAAATTGCACCCTGTGA
- the LOC136202722 gene encoding uncharacterized protein, whose protein sequence is MEEGGSILDAIYEDDDALEELEDIEMVDVEEGEITEQKSHIDSEHNPGDCGRSESAENQASQSENPQRKGNRKNKKKKKKKKRKGGSGTKDGNIDWFVLDTCRRLREKKTYMVYTAVGCLGLSRLTELVTEVDEIQSHGGEMTADGGRGRTGGGILWKTIKTKEPMAYKEIMKKAKEFEKQFKPQNIRQAPPKNKELSSQEIVFSIDEPPCSVPGGCQLGHQNQHEQSSAVKKHRSVHDRIRMPVSYDDLDWDGSKNDSAISEKHSN, encoded by the exons ATGGAGGAAGGAGGGAGCATATTGGATGCTATTTATGAAGACGACGACGCATTGGAAGAGCTCGAAGATATTGAGATGGTTGATGTCGAAGAAGGCGAAATTACGGAACAAAAGTCGCATATTGATTCCGAGCATAACCCCGGTGATTGTGGTAGGTCTGAGAGTGCCGAAAACCAAGCATCTCAAAGCGAAAACCCACAGCGCAAGGGAAAtagaaagaataagaagaagaagaagaagaagaagaggaagggcgGCTCGGGGACTAAAGACGGAAATATAGATTG GTTTGTGTTAGATACATGTAGACgtttgagagagaaaaaaactTACATGGTATATACTGCCGTTGGTTGTCTTGGGCTTTCTCGGCTGACTGAGTTGGTGACAGAG GTGGATGAAATTCAGTCTCATGGAGGGGAGATGACTGCTGATGGAGGACGTGGTCGAACAGGAGGTGGAATATTATGGAAGACCATCAAAACAAAAGAGCCGATGGCCTATAAAGAGATAATGAAGAAGGCCAAGGAATTCGAG AAGCAATTCAAGCCACAAAATATCAGACAAGCACCCCCGAAAAACAAGGAGTTATCCTCTCAAGAAATCGTTTTCTCAATAGATGAGCCTCCATGTAGTGTGCCAGGTGGTTGTCAGCTCGGACATCAAAATCAGCACGAACAGTCCAGTGCGGTAAAAAAGCACAGGTCTGTTCATGACAGAATCAGGATGCCTGTTTCATATGATGATCTGGATTGGGATGGTTCAAAAAATGATTCTGCAATTTCTGAGAAGCACAGCAACTAA